CCCGTGCTTCTGACGGAAGGCCGCGTAGCGTTCCGCTGGCGTTGTCATACCCGTCAGCCTACCGAAATCGCCATTCCGGTCCGTCCCGCCCGTTACGGCCCGCCGCCGGCCCGTCGCGGCGGTCCTCGGGGAGCCGCCGCACGGGGCCGGCCGTCCAGCCCAGGCGCCTTTACAACGTAGATCTCATACGATGACGCGCAGCGCCCCCGGGCGGACCTCGCAGTGCACCGGCACAGCGCCCACCCGTTCGCCGTCGGCGTAGGCCACCATGTCGGCGGCCTCGATCCGGACGCTGCGCACCCGCCGCACCGACACGGCCCGGTGGGTGACGTGGCTGCCCCGGTAGACGCTCGGGAACACCCGCAGGAACTCGCCCCTGGACAGGGCGCCGATCATCACCACGTCCAGCAGCCCGTCGTCGGGCCTGGCGTCCGGGCAGACCCGCATGCCCGCCCCGTACGAGCGCGTGTTGGCCACCGCCACCAGCATGGACTCGCGCTCGATCACCTCCTCCTCGTCCAGCGTGACGCGGAACGGGACGGGACGGAACGAGCGCAGCTCCCTGGCCGTGGCGACCACGTACCTGGCCATGCCGGGCGGCCAGGTGAGCCGGTTGGCCCGCTCGTTGACGCGGGAGTCGAACCCGCAGCACGCCACCCCGGCGAACAGCTCGTCCACGGCGCCCGCGCGGATGCGCGCGGCGTCCACCGGGCGCGACTTCATCCGCAGCACGGTGGCGGCGGCGGCCACGAGGTCGTGGCGGGGCAGGTCGAGGGCGGCGGCGATGTCGTTGCCCGTGCCGGCGGGGATGATACCGAGCGGCACGTCGGTGCCGGCCACCGCCTGGACGGCCAGGTGCACCAGACCGTCGCCGCCGAAGGCCACGAGCGCGTCGGGGCGCTCGGACACGGCGGTGCAGGCACGCTCCAGCGCGTCGGTGGCGTCGTCGCCGACGATCACCGTCAGCTCGGCCCCTCCGGCACGCAGGCGGCGCGCCACGGGCTCGAGCAGGCGCAGCGTACGCCCGCCGCGCGCGGCGGGGTTGACGAGCAGGGCCAGTTGCGGCGAGGAGGACACGCCCGGAATGTATCGCCTGCCGGGCTGAACCGGAATGCCCCTTAACGCTTGTCCACCGCCGGAGGCTCCTCGTCGAGCGGCGCCGGGTCGTCGAGGGAGGCGGAGTCGTCGGCCAGCGGCGAGGCCTCGTCGTCGGACAGGTGGGAGAAGTCCTCGGTGTTGGGCAGGCGCCGCTCACGCAGGTACATGAAGCCCTCGGCCAGGAAGTACAGCAGGACCATCGGCGCGGCGAGCGCCATCATCGTCAGCGGGTCGCCGCCCGGCGTGATGATCGCGCCGAAGACGAACATGACGAAGATGACCGTACGGCGGTGCTTCTTCACCGTGGCGTGCGACAGGACGCCGATGATGTTCAGGAACACCAGCAGCAGCGGCAGCTCGAACGACACACCGAAGATCACCAGCATGATCAGCACGTAGCTGACGTACTCGTCGATCTGGATGGCCGCCACGGTGTCGGTCGGCGCGAACCCCAGCAGGATCGCCAGGCTGGTGTCCATGATGAAGTACGCCAGCGCGGTGCCGAGCAGGAACAGCGGGACCGCCAGCCCGAGGAAGGCGAAGGAGTAGCGCTTCTCGTTGCGGTAGAGCGCGGGCGTGACGAACGCCCAGATCTGGTACAGCCAGACCGGTGAGGAGACGACGATGCCGACCAGCGCCGAGACCTTCAGCGTCAGGAAGAACGACTGGAAGATGCCGCCGAAGATCAGCGTGCACTCGCCGGGACGGAGCTGACCGGCCGCCGGCGTCTCACAGAAGGGCTCCTTGATGAACGCCCACACCGGGTCGAAGACGATGAAGCCCACGACGATGCCCACCAGCACCGCGGCCAGCGCGATGACCAGGCGGTTACGCAACTCCCGCAGATGATCCATCAACGGCATGCGACCCTCGGGGTCGGGTGCCGTGTTGCTCGACCGTTTGAGCAGCGCCATCTAGCAGTCCAGGTGACGAGGAGGGATGGGGATCAGGCGTGCTTGTCCGCCTGCGGGGCGGCGCTGGCACGCAGCCTGGCGGCCTGCTCCTCGAGCTGGCGGGCCTGCTCCTCCGCGGAGAGCGCCGGCGCCGGGGCGGCCTGGATCTGCTGCGGCTGCACGGGCTGGGGCTGCGGCTGCGGCTGGGCCGGAGCCTGCGCCTGGGCCTGGACGTGGTGCTGGGTGTCCGCGTCGTCGTCGTCGCGCAGCTTGGCGGTCTCCGACTTGAAGATGCGCAGCGACCGGCCGACGCCCCG
The nucleotide sequence above comes from Nonomuraea gerenzanensis. Encoded proteins:
- a CDS encoding diacylglycerol/lipid kinase family protein; amino-acid sequence: MSSSPQLALLVNPAARGGRTLRLLEPVARRLRAGGAELTVIVGDDATDALERACTAVSERPDALVAFGGDGLVHLAVQAVAGTDVPLGIIPAGTGNDIAAALDLPRHDLVAAAATVLRMKSRPVDAARIRAGAVDELFAGVACCGFDSRVNERANRLTWPPGMARYVVATARELRSFRPVPFRVTLDEEEVIERESMLVAVANTRSYGAGMRVCPDARPDDGLLDVVMIGALSRGEFLRVFPSVYRGSHVTHRAVSVRRVRSVRIEAADMVAYADGERVGAVPVHCEVRPGALRVIV
- the tatC gene encoding twin-arginine translocase subunit TatC; this encodes MDHLRELRNRLVIALAAVLVGIVVGFIVFDPVWAFIKEPFCETPAAGQLRPGECTLIFGGIFQSFFLTLKVSALVGIVVSSPVWLYQIWAFVTPALYRNEKRYSFAFLGLAVPLFLLGTALAYFIMDTSLAILLGFAPTDTVAAIQIDEYVSYVLIMLVIFGVSFELPLLLVFLNIIGVLSHATVKKHRRTVIFVMFVFGAIITPGGDPLTMMALAAPMVLLYFLAEGFMYLRERRLPNTEDFSHLSDDEASPLADDSASLDDPAPLDEEPPAVDKR
- the tatA gene encoding Sec-independent protein translocase subunit TatA; this translates as MPNLGVPELLIIALVLVLLFGAKKLPEMARGVGRSLRIFKSETAKLRDDDDADTQHHVQAQAQAPAQPQPQPQPVQPQQIQAAPAPALSAEEQARQLEEQAARLRASAAPQADKHA